One segment of Setaria viridis chromosome 4, Setaria_viridis_v4.0, whole genome shotgun sequence DNA contains the following:
- the LOC140222591 gene encoding uncharacterized protein: MGDKADWGDTFLRHLIDACKEEIEAGNRPMGIFTTTGWKNVVFKFAEKSGDTRTKKQLKNKLDLLKKEHVTFMEFKNCATGLGWDEAKQTVDCSDEWWDEHLVRCNNREKGIKCHHTKFRKQGPKFLDDLHILFGTAHVTGSSASCPGDISSNEASDDNMDEVVKPTQKDMTVNLGKRKRKGTSIGVEEKDEKSPFFRLYKSTCLKIENAAERISTSVEASSAPPTNLVPTITETMKMVKECGVQEGTALMHTAASLIVKPEFRELFSSLETAKGRLDLIERELEKEMMKRH; the protein is encoded by the exons ATGGGTGATAAGGCGGATTGGGGTGATACTTTTTTAAGGCATTTGATTGATGCttgcaaagaagagattgaagcagGGAATAGGCCGATGGGAATTTTCACTACTACCGGTTGGAAGAATGTTGTTTTcaagtttgcagaaaaatccggtgatacgagaacaaaaaaacaattgaagaacaagttagatcTTCTGAAAAAGGAGCATGTCACGTTTATGGAGTTCAAGAATTGTGCAACTGGTCTTGGATGGGATGAGGCAAAACAAACTGTTGACTGCTCAGACGAATGGTGGGACGAACACCTTGTT AGATGCAACAATCGTGAGAAAGGAATCAAATGCCACCATACTAAGTTTCGAAAACAAGGACCTAAGTTTCTCGATGACCTGCATATTTTGTTTGGCACGGCACATGTGACTGGGTCTTCTGCATCCTGTCCTGGAGATATATCATCCAATGAGGCAAGTGATGATAATATGGATGAGGTAGTGAAACCTACGCAGAAGGATATGACAGTGAACCTAGGAAAAAGGAAACGCAAGGGTACCTCTATTGgtgttgaagagaaggatgagaagagcccattctttCGTTTGTACAAGTCCActtgtttgaagatagaaaatgctgcagagaggatctccacaagtgttgaagcatcatcagctcctccaactaacctagttcctaccattacagagactatgaagatggtgaaagaaTGTGGGGTGCAAGAAGGAACTGCTCTAATGCACACAGCCGCTTCCCTAATTGTTAAACCTGAATTTAGGGAGCTCTTTAGCTCTCTAGAAACAGCTAAAGGCAGACTGGATTTGATTGAGAGGGAGCTAGaaaaggagatgatgaagcgCCACTGA